One window of Polyangiaceae bacterium genomic DNA carries:
- a CDS encoding cupin, which yields MVRRYRSAAAVLACEELTPNVEFFEELGFRLDMISPADDPTVAELSGFGARIRLERGEGAPGVLRLEASEDHADEALVAPNGTRVLISAETTLKVPPLQSSFVLSRLATARWVEGRAGMRYRDLVPDRQGGRYIASHIQIEEAGPVPDYVHHHQIRFQAIYVQAGWVEVVYESHGDPIVMQPGDCVLQPPHIRHRVLSCSAGLEVVEIACPAAHPTFRDHDLSLPTASYEREFAGQHFIHHVAAAAPWEASSVGEARDTGLAHASAGLVDVRALRRIPTDQAQTHDGELCLFFVSKGNAQLAVEGQPRMSLSVGDSVTIPARVPYSFSDSSGDFELLRVASPAPLTVLPHPQTRGAM from the coding sequence GTGGTCCGCCGATACCGATCTGCAGCTGCGGTGCTCGCTTGTGAGGAACTCACGCCCAACGTGGAGTTCTTCGAAGAACTCGGGTTCCGCCTGGATATGATTTCTCCGGCAGACGACCCGACCGTCGCCGAGCTGTCCGGTTTCGGAGCGCGCATCCGCCTAGAACGCGGCGAGGGCGCGCCCGGCGTCCTGCGACTCGAAGCATCCGAGGACCACGCAGATGAAGCGCTGGTAGCTCCGAACGGCACCCGAGTGCTGATCAGCGCGGAAACAACGCTCAAGGTACCGCCTCTTCAGAGCAGCTTCGTGCTCAGTCGCCTGGCGACGGCCCGGTGGGTCGAGGGGCGCGCAGGCATGCGCTACCGCGATCTGGTCCCTGATCGACAAGGCGGGCGCTACATCGCCTCCCACATCCAGATCGAAGAGGCGGGTCCAGTACCGGACTACGTGCATCATCATCAGATCCGCTTCCAAGCCATCTACGTGCAAGCAGGCTGGGTCGAGGTCGTCTACGAGTCCCACGGCGATCCGATCGTGATGCAGCCAGGCGACTGCGTGTTGCAGCCGCCGCACATTCGCCATCGCGTGCTGTCCTGCTCCGCAGGGCTCGAGGTCGTGGAGATAGCCTGCCCCGCAGCGCACCCCACCTTCCGCGACCACGACCTCTCGTTGCCGACAGCTTCCTACGAGCGCGAGTTCGCTGGTCAGCACTTCATCCACCACGTCGCGGCGGCGGCCCCATGGGAAGCATCGAGCGTCGGGGAAGCACGTGACACCGGACTGGCGCACGCAAGCGCCGGGCTGGTCGACGTACGTGCACTGCGCCGCATCCCTACGGATCAGGCTCAAACCCATGACGGCGAGCTGTGCCTGTTCTTCGTCTCCAAAGGTAACGCTCAGCTCGCGGTCGAAGGGCAGCCGCGCATGAGCTTGAGTGTTGGAGACAGCGTCACCATTCCCGCGCGAGTGCCCTACAGCTTCAGCGACTCGAGCGGCGACTTCGAGCTCCTACGCGTCGCCTCCCCGGCGCCTTTGACGGTGCTCCCTCACCCCCAAACCCGGGGGGCCATGTGA